A single Oncorhynchus tshawytscha isolate Ot180627B linkage group LG01, Otsh_v2.0, whole genome shotgun sequence DNA region contains:
- the LOC112257567 gene encoding fez family zinc finger protein 1-like, whose translation MDSALYHSAGIFGSPSASENLTAGGKMITPTKPLAFSIERIMARTPEPKSIPFPNLFHHTPVGRPEADPKQALNMTSSSLHCMIPFVPLAYEPGHKLNINGLDTSQFEASSYNSNELVGIGLNYKNEQPDVSPSVGQYKLFRPRVVNQSSFHAMGAVCYLNCGESACPPPASIVNIHPMASYFLNTPLQHARQRAFLAEKNKVSHCTDRYPSGVAFKDISQTQLHHYMKESAQILSDKLFKGSSKLNSACASGKPKVFTCEVCGKVFNAHYNLTRHMPVHTGARPFVCKVCGKGFRQASTLCRHKIIHTQEKPHKCNQCGKAFNRSSTLNTHTRIHAGYKPFICEFCGKGFHQKGNYKNHKLTHSGEKQFKCNICNKAFHQVYNLTFHMHTHNDKKPFTCPTCGKGFCRNFDLKKHIRKLHDLSGSKSPATLVTSETH comes from the exons ATGGACAGTGCGCTCTACCACTCAGCGGGAATTTTCGGCTCCCCCTCGGCTTCTGAAAACTTGACTGCAGGCGGAAAGATGATCACCCCCACCAAGCCTCTCGCTTTTTCGATCGAACGGATTATGGCCAGGACGCCCGAGCCAAAGTCGATACCTTTCCCCAACCTATTCCATCACACTCCGGTGGGTAGGCCTGAAGCAGACCCGAAGCAAGCTCTCAACATGACTTCATCATCACTACATTGCATGATACCATTCGTGCCACTGGCATACGAACCGGGTCATAAACTAAATATTAATGGATTGGATACGAGTCAATTTGAGGCTTCCTCATATAATTCAAATGAGTTGGTGGGCATTGGTTTGAACTATAAGAACGAACAACCAGATGTGAGCCCGTCGGTGGGACAATACAAACTCTTTCGACCGCGGGTGGTGAACCAGTCGTCTTTTCATGCCATGGGGGCCGTCTGCTACCTGAACTGCGGGGAGAGTGCGTGCCCACCCCCGGCCAGCATCGTAAACATCCACCCCATGGCCTCCTACTTTCTCAACACGCCGCTGCAACATGCACGCCAGAGAGCTTTTCTCGCGGAGAAAAATAAAGTGTCTCACTGCACAGACAGATACCCATCCGGAGTTGCATTTAAAGACATTTCCCAAACTCAACTCCATCACTACATGAAAGAGAGTGCACAGATTCTATCCGACAAACTATTCAAGGGCTCTTCCAAATTGAACAGTGCTTGCGCAAGCGGCAAACCCAAAGTATTCACCTGCGAGGTTTGCGGAAAG GTGTTCAATGCCCACTACAATTTAACGCGCCACATGCCCGTGCACACCGGAGCGAGACCATTCGTCTGCAAAGTATGCGGCAAGGGATTTCGACAAGCAAGCACCCTTTGTCGCCACAAAATTATTCATACTCAG GAAAAGCCTCATAAATGCAACCAGTGTGGAAAAGCGTTCAACCGGAGTTCAactcttaacacacacacacgaatccATGCAGGTTACAAACCCTTCATCTGTGAGTTCTGCGGTAAAGGATTTCATCAAAAAG GTAACTACAAGAACCACAAATTGACGCATAGCGGCGAGAAACAGTTCAAGTGTAACATCTGCAACAAGGCCTTCCACCAAGTGTACAACCTGACGTtccacatgcacacgcacaatGACAAGAAGCCATTCACGTGCCCGACTTGCGGCAAGGGATTCTGCCGGAACTTTGACCTGAAAAAGCACATCCGAAAACTACATGATCTCTCTGGCTCCAAATCCCCTGCCACTCTCGTCACAAGCGAAACACACTAA